Proteins encoded in a region of the Triticum dicoccoides isolate Atlit2015 ecotype Zavitan chromosome 3A, WEW_v2.0, whole genome shotgun sequence genome:
- the LOC119270685 gene encoding putative disease resistance protein RGA4, with product MAELVATMVVGPLLSIVKDKVSSYLLDQYKVMEGMEEQHRVLKRKLPAILDVIDDAEQTASHRAGAKAWLEEVKRVAYEANGVFDEFNYEALRREARKNGHYGELGFNAVKLLTTHNRFSFHDRMGKKLCRIVQAIEVLVAEMNTFGFKYQQQAPESMRWRQMDHVIFDPKKIISRSRSRDTKNIVGTLLGQANNADLSVVRIVGVGGLGKTTLAQLIYNEPEIQKHFELLIWVCVSDSFDVDSLAKRIVAFHLEKDVVEAAASKKSPLDSLQDVLSGHRYLLVLDDIWNRESDKWEKLKDRLTHGANGSVVLTTTRDEGVAKIMGTVKPYNLAALEDNFIKEIIETRAFSLQKEEERPAVLVNMVDEIVKRCRGSPLAATALGSVLRTKTSEEEWKAISSRSNICTEESGILPILKLSYNELSSQMKQCFAFCAVFPKDYEIDVDKLIQLWIAHGFIQDNKEVSPETIGKRIFSKLASSSFFVDVKQGKATSYERMVGGSYYKRTCKIHDLMHDGALSTMENECGFAPEEPNRIEWLPDTARHLLLSCEKPEIVLNDSLARKSPAIQTLLCDSYMEHPLQHLSKYSTLKALQLHTQRSPFPLKSKHLHHLRYLDLSRSDFEALPEDISILYNLQTLKISGCQELCRLPRQMKYMTALRHLYSHDCPKMSSMPGDLRKLMSLQTLTCFVAGRTSSECSNVGELQHLNLGGQLELNQLENVTEEDAKAANLGKKKELRELTLKWTIGSRDDARVLECVKPHGGLQSLRIESYGGTTFPTWIAMSLNMVEIHLSYCKNLQWLFSSGTTGNWPYPDGQINADGCRRLTLRYADSHVLAVGVPWPSGYHELSRRHPSAYICRRPSCEHGDSSRRHNQAVGIPVGPATPPVTSG from the coding sequence ATGGCAGAGCTGGTGGCCACCATGGTGGTCGGGCCATTGCTCTCAATCGTGAAGGACAAGGTGTCCAGCTATCTGCTTGACCAGTACAAGGTGATGGAGGGCATGGAGGAGCAGCACAGGGTGCTCAAGCGCAAGCTGCCGGCCATCCTGGACGTCATCGATGACGCCGAGCAGACTGCATCCCACAGAGCAGGGGCCAAGGCTTGGCTCGAGGAGGTCAAGAGGGTGGCCTACGAGGCTAACGGGGTCTTCGACGAGTTCAACTACGAGGCACTCCGCCGCGAGGCCAGGAAGAACGGGCACTATGGCGAGCTTGGCTTCAATGCAGTAAAGCTCCTCACCACCCACAATCGTTTTTCGTTCCACGACAGGATGGGGAAGAAGCTGTGCAGGATTGTGCAGGCCATCGAAGTCCTTGTGGCTGAGATGAACACCTTTGGGTTTAAGTATCAGCAGCAAGCACCAGAGTCCATGCGGTGGAGGCAGATGGACCATGTTATCTTTGATCCAAAGAAAATCATCAGCAGATCGAGAAGCCGAGATACTAAGAATATTGTTGGTACACTACTTGGTCAAGCCAACAATGCGGATCTCTCAGTCGTTCGCATCGTTGGAGTAGGGGGCCTAGGCAAGACCACCTTGGCGCAGCTAATTTACAATGAACCTGAAATTCAGAAGCATTTCGAGTTGCTGATCTGGGTTTGTGTCTCTGACAGCTTTGATGTGGATTCCCTGGCTAAAAGAATAGTTGCATTTCATCTAGAAAAAGATGTAGTTGAAGCAGCAGCTTCCAAGAAAAGCCCACTGGATAGTCTTCAAGACGTACTAAGCGGACATAGGTACCTCCTTGTATTGGATGACATCTGGAACCGAGAAAGTGATAAGTGGGAAAAGCTCAAGGACCGCCTTACACATGGTGCCAACGGCAGTGTGGTTCTGACAACTACTCGTGATGAAGGAGTCGCAAAAATAATGGGTACAGTTAAACCCTATAATCTCGCAGCTTTGGAGGATAACTTCATAAAGGAAATTATCGAGACAAGAGCATTCAGTTTGCAGAAGGAAGAAGAAAGGCCTGCTGTGCTAGTTAATATGGTTGATGAGATCGTGAAGAGATGTCGTGGCTCTCCTTTGGCTGCAACAGCACTGGGCTCTGTGCTGCGTACAAAGACCAGTGAAGAAGAATGGAAGGCTATATCAAGCAGAAGCAACATTTGCACCGAGGAGTCTGGAATTTTACCAATACTCAAGCTCAGCTACAATGAGTTGTCATCGCAGATGAAGCAGTGCTTTGCTTTCTGTGCTGTTTTCCCCAAGGATTACGAGATTGATGTGGATAAACTGATCCAACTATGGATCGCACATGGCTTCATCCAGGACAACAAAGAAGTTAGTCCTGAAACCATTGGCAAACGGATTTTCAGCAAGCTGGCCTCAAGTTCATTCTTTGTGGATGTGAAGCAAGGAAAAGCCACATCCTATGAACGCATGGTGGGGGGTAGTTATTACAAACGTACATGTAAAATCCATGATCTTATGCATGATGGTGCGCTGTCTACAATGGAGAATGAATGTGGTTTTGCACCCGAGGAACCAAATCGGATTGAGTGGCTTCCAGATACAGCTCGCCACTTACTTTTGTCTTGTGAAAAACCAGAAATTGTTTTGAATGATTCTCTGGCAAGAAAATCTCCAGCTATTCAGACACTTCTGTGTGATAGTTATATGGAACACCCACTGCAGCATTTATCAAAATATAGCACCTTGAAGGCACTACAGCTCCATACGCAGAGAAGTCCATTCCCCTTAAAATCAAAGCATCTTCATCACCTAAGGTACCttgatctctcaagaagtgattTTGAAGCACTTCCTGAAGATATAAGCATTCTATATAACCTGCAAACATTGAAAATCTCTGGCTGTCAAGAACTGTGTCGGCTTCCAAGACAAATGAAGTATATGACTGCCCTCCGTCACCTCTACAGTCATGATTGTCCAAAGATGAGCAGCATGCCTGGTGACCTCCGGAAACTCATGTCCCTTCAGACGCTTACGTGTTTTGTAGCAGGCCGTACTAGCTCTGAGTGCAGCAATGTTGGAGAGTTGCAGCATTTAAATCTTGGTGGTCAGCTAGAGCTAAATCAGCTAGAGAATGTGACAGAAGAAGATGCAAAAGCAGCAAATCTCGGAAAGAAGAAGGAACTCCGAGAACTGACATTAAAATGGACTATTGGTTCTAGGGATGATGCAAGGGTGCTTGAGTGTGTCAAGCCTCATGGTGGCCTGCAGTCTCTAAGGATAGAATCCTATGGAGGCACCACATTTCCAACATGGATAGCTATGTCGCTAAACATGGTTGAAATCCATCTTTCCTACTGTAAAAACCTACAATGGCTATTCAGTTCTGGCACTACCGGAAACTGGCCCTACCCCGACGGCCAAAtcaatgccgacggctgccgtcggcttaCTTTGCGCTATGCCGACAGCCACGTCTTGGCCGTCGGCGTACCTTGGCCGTCGGGCTACCACGAGctaagccgacggcacccgtcggcatacATATGTCGTCGGCCCAGCTGCGAACATGgcgacagcagccgtcggcataaCCAGGCCGTTGGCATACCCGTGGGCCCGGCGACCCCGCCCGTGACCAGCGGCTAA
- the LOC119270686 gene encoding uncharacterized protein LOC119270686 — translation MEQGKEVVFPQLEKLHILDCAKLTTLPEATLLGESYGRMERSAFPMLKVLELRYLRSFERWDAVEGPQGAEIMFPQLEELYVAHCGKIKASSGQQKVCPKLTIKAESPKLRVLEMQGSEEEMFLWIARNVTSLTNLKLQNCEGSETTTATAADNSLTQAMSAIEKWNHHDFPLADMELIGFKSGLIELCAWFVQLQCLCINDCAALVHWPEKEFQSLVSLRSLNIMSCEQLVGYAAEPSTTTSESSSQLLPRLESLKIYGCTSMVEVFRLPASLRKMTIRDCAKLRSIFSRRLQQQGQPSASSIVQGSPPVYSEVLPCLEEIDIRGCDGLTGALDLPPSLKHISVYRCGGLRSVESHSGEFPSLEGLSIGLCETLSSLPDGPRAYPSLRVLKVYDCPGMKRLPACLQQHLGSLEGVTLDAHHQGPILSKPRTWINGICRG, via the exons ATGGAACAAGGAAAAGAGGTAGTATTTCCTCAGCTTGAGAAGTTGCATATTCTTGACTGTGCAAAGCTGACAACATTACCAGAAGCAACACTGCTTGGTGAATCTTACGGTAGAATGGAACGGTCAGCATTTCCTATGTTGAAGGTTCTCGAATTGAGATACTTGAGGAGCTTTGAGAGATGGGATGCAGTCGAAGGACCTCAAGGAGCAGAGATAATGTTTCCTCAGCTTGAGGAGTTGTATGTTGCACACTGTGGAAAAATCAAAGCATCATCAGGACAACAAAAGGTTTGTCCAAAGCTGACAATAAAAGCTGAATCACCAAAGCTACGTGTTTTAGAGATGCAGGGCAGTGAGGAAGAGATGTTCCTGTGGATAGCTAGAAATGTGACTTCACTGACCAATCTGAAGCTGCAGAACTGTGAAGGCTCGGAAACAACCACGGCAACAGCGGCTGATAATAGTTTGACACAAGCGATGAGCGCCATCGAGAAATGGAACCATCACGATTTCCCTCTGGCAGACATGGAGTTAATTGGCTTCAAGTCAGGCTTAATCGAGCTATGTGCATGGTTTGTACAGCTCCAATGCTTGTGCATCAATGATTGTGCCGCACTTGTCCACTGGCCAGAGAAAGAGTTCCAAAGCTTGGTATCCTTGAGGAGTCTAAACATTATGTCCTGCGAACAACTGGTTGGATACGCAGCCGAGCCATCAACAACAACATCAGAATCCTCGAGTCAGCTCCTGCCACGCCTGGAGTCTCTCAAGATATATGGCTGTACGAGCATGGTAGAGGTCTTCAGACTCCCCGCGTCCCTGAGGAAGATGACGATTCGCGATTGCGCGAAGCTCAGGTCCATATTCAGCAGGAGGCTGCAGCAGCAGGGACAACCATCAGCATCATCGATCGTTCAAGGCTCACCACCTGTATATTCAGAGGTGCTCCCATGCTTAGAAGAGATAGACATACGTGGCTGCGACGGATTAACAGGGGCCCTTGATCTTCCCCCATCCCTCAAGCACATCAGCGTTTATCGGTGCGGTGGGTTGAGGTCAGTGGAATCTCACTCGGGAGAGTTCCCGTCGCTGGAGGGCCTCTCCATCGGGCTCTGCGAGACCCTGTCATCCCTACCGGATGGCCCGCGAGCGTACCCGTCTCTCAGAGTGCTCAAGGTCTACGACTGTCCTGGTATGAAGAGGCTCCCTGCTTGCCTGCAGCAACACTTAGGTAGCCTTGAGGGGGTAACTCTAGATGCCCATCATCAAG GACCTATTCTGTCGAAGCCCAGAACATGGATAAATGGCATCTGTAGAGGTTAG